A segment of the Acaryochloris marina S15 genome:
GAAACAGTAATCTTTATTGATGCATGCCGTTTGAACCCAGATCAGGCAGTCAGAGTCACTCAGATTACCCCTAGGGGTATGGAAACAACGGGCAGCACTGTCCCTTCCATGGGGCATACCTGTGATCCTCGTTCATTACTCGCGTTAACCCACTCAGTCTATGGGCATCATCCCCAAGCCTGGTGGGTAGAGGTGACAGCCGTCGATTTTGCCGTGGGTGAGCATTTGTCCACGACTGCAGAGCAAGGCATTACTGAAGCACTGGACGCCATTCAAAATCTCATCCAGTCGCAGCTGGATTCTGCTGCAAGGTCCATCAAACGTCATGCATGAAGTGAGTTTAATGCAAACCACCCTAGACATTGCTTGCGACCATGCAGCCCAACAAGGTGCTCAGCATATCCACTGGATTAAGCTGCGGGTAGGTGAACTATCAGGGGTAATTCCCGAAGCCCTCACTCTCGCCTTTGAAATCGTCACCACTGGCACCATGGCTGCGAATGCTCGGCTTGAAGTAGAAACGGTACCCGTCATTTGCCACTGTTCAGCTTGTTATCAAGATTTTCAGCCCACTGGCTGGGTTTATGTTTGTCCCACCTGTCATCAGTTCACCACTGATTTACGCCA
Coding sequences within it:
- a CDS encoding hydrogenase maturation protease, giving the protein MDSSPAILQPTKTHSILVIGYGNQLLCDDALGPRIADEVAIWRLPQVRSLTVHQLTPELAAELANTETVIFIDACRLNPDQAVRVTQITPRGMETTGSTVPSMGHTCDPRSLLALTHSVYGHHPQAWWVEVTAVDFAVGEHLSTTAEQGITEALDAIQNLIQSQLDSAARSIKRHA
- the hypA gene encoding hydrogenase maturation nickel metallochaperone HypA, encoding MHEVSLMQTTLDIACDHAAQQGAQHIHWIKLRVGELSGVIPEALTLAFEIVTTGTMAANARLEVETVPVICHCSACYQDFQPTGWVYVCPTCHQFTTDLRQGRELELTAMEVS